The genomic segment TCGCTGTATCGATCCGGCTGATGCCAGGGATCTTGGCGGCGATCCTGTCCAGGATGGCCTGGAACCTCTTGGGATGCTCCCGCTCCATGAACTGCACCACGTTGCCCAGGTTGTCGCCGTGGATGTTGAGGTGCCTTTGCGGCCCGGCCAGAGGCAGGCTGCGGGCAGCATCCGGGGTGAAGTAGCTCAGGTACCAGCCTTCCAGGAAGCGCCGGAAGGCGGCTATGCGCGGATGTTGCTTGAGCGAGCCCAGGGTGGCAATACCAAGCCGGCGTCGATCTTCCAGCTCGACGACCTCGGTTTCCCGGCTCTCCTCTTCATCCACACCCTCGCGCACGGTCTTCATCAGCCCTGGCAGGTCCAGGGCCGTGTCGTCAATCTGCCGTCCGCCTTGCTCCCCTTTCCAAGCGATGCCTTTGCCTTCATCGAGGATCAGGAAGGAGAAGGGCCGGCCATGCTTCTGTCCCCGGCGTCTTTGCCGGAGCCGTTCCTTCATGACATAGGGTCGCCCGGAGGCGTCCAGGCCGATGGCCAGCTCGTAGGTGATGGGCCGGGCGCCCCGCTCCTCTTTGTAATACACCTCGAAGGCAATCGGTCCGGTCTGCCCCTGGGAGCGGATCCGCTCGAAGCCCCCCCGGCCGCGGGCATCGCAGGCCTCCTCGACCCCGCTCTTCAGGCAATCCGACAAGAAGCCGAAGGCATCGAAAAGGGCGCTCTTGCCGACGCCGTTTTTGCCAATGACGGCCGTCATGGGCGTCAAGGGTGCCGTGCCCTGCAGGTCCCAGAGCTTGCCCAGGGACACCTGCCGCAAGGTCCGGAAGTTCGTGATCCTGAAGCCTTCGATGCTGGCCATGACACCCCTCCTGGGGACACGAGTACGGTGGCGGTATGGTCAGGCGGCCGGCCCCCGGCGGCGGGCGAGGGCGATGAGCTCGTACTCCATG from the Thermodesulfobacteriota bacterium genome contains:
- a CDS encoding AAA family ATPase, with translation MASIEGFRITNFRTLRQVSLGKLWDLQGTAPLTPMTAVIGKNGVGKSALFDAFGFLSDCLKSGVEEACDARGRGGFERIRSQGQTGPIAFEVYYKEERGARPITYELAIGLDASGRPYVMKERLRQRRRGQKHGRPFSFLILDEGKGIAWKGEQGGRQIDDTALDLPGLMKTVREGVDEEESRETEVVELEDRRRLGIATLGSLKQHPRIAAFRRFLEGWYLSYFTPDAARSLPLAGPQRHLNIHGDNLGNVVQFMEREHPKRFQAILDRIAAKIPGISRIDTAKSPDGRLLLCFNDRGFKDPFFAQQMSDGTLKVFAYLLMLEDPAPPPLLCIEEPENGLYHKLLETLAREFRQHATGRKGGSQVFVTTHQPYFVDALEPEEVWVLEKGADGFSTARRASGDPVIKSMVAQGLPLGSLWYSDYLDAR